From a region of the Actinomycetes bacterium genome:
- a CDS encoding AAA family ATPase, whose amino-acid sequence MPRGPVGRDAVTDAPTLLVLNGPPGIGKSTLASRYLAEHPMALSVEQDVVRSLLGVWRASETQSGLLAREICVAMARTHLGAGHDVVIPQFVADGGYLDRLAGLAREVGARHVELVLVDEPGSAQRRFHARMDDPVRAEHQRVAASIIEEAGGYAHQYARLVRCLAGRSAVQVRSIEGDPEGTYRAVLAHL is encoded by the coding sequence ATGCCTCGTGGTCCAGTCGGGCGAGACGCGGTGACGGACGCGCCCACACTCCTCGTCCTGAACGGGCCGCCCGGGATCGGGAAGTCGACGCTCGCGTCGCGCTACCTCGCCGAGCACCCGATGGCCCTGTCCGTGGAGCAGGACGTCGTGCGGAGCCTGCTGGGCGTCTGGCGCGCCAGCGAGACGCAGTCCGGGCTGCTGGCCCGGGAGATCTGTGTCGCGATGGCGCGCACGCATCTCGGCGCCGGCCATGACGTCGTCATCCCCCAGTTCGTCGCGGACGGCGGCTACCTCGACCGGCTGGCCGGCCTCGCCCGGGAGGTCGGGGCGCGGCACGTCGAGCTCGTCCTGGTCGACGAGCCCGGGTCGGCGCAGCGTCGCTTCCACGCCCGCATGGACGACCCCGTCCGGGCCGAGCATCAGCGGGTGGCCGCGTCGATCATCGAGGAGGCGGGCGGGTACGCCCACCAGTACGCCCGTCTCGTCCGGTGCCTCGCCGGTCGCAGCGCGGTGCAGGTGCGCAGCATCGAGGGTGACCCGGAGGGTACGTACCGTGCCGTGCTTGCCCATCTGTGA
- a CDS encoding stage II sporulation protein M encodes MDIDAYVAAHRHEWDRLDQLLRRAGGVRRRGRWSGPEVDELVTLYQRVATHLSVVRSASPDPALVGRLSALVARARSAVTGTETPAWTDLGRFFARTYPAALYRSARWWVPVGVCFSLVGLVVGWWVAATPRVQASIAAPEQIRQLVQRDFEDYYSSAPAGSFAARVAANNAWVAALALALGVLVVPVLWILWTNALNVGISGGLMAAGGRLDVFFGLILPHGLLELTCVFVAAGAGLRLGWAWVDPGPRTRSQALADEGQAAGALAIGLAATLAVSGVVEAFVTPSGLPTWARVGIGAAVWLAFLAYVVLIGGRAVRAGETGAVTGAGQAARAPVAA; translated from the coding sequence GTGGACATCGACGCGTATGTCGCCGCCCACCGGCACGAGTGGGACCGGCTGGACCAGCTGCTCCGCCGAGCCGGAGGCGTCCGGCGCCGGGGCCGCTGGTCGGGCCCGGAGGTCGACGAGCTCGTCACGCTCTACCAGCGGGTCGCGACCCACCTGTCAGTCGTGCGGTCGGCGTCGCCCGACCCGGCCCTGGTCGGCCGGCTGTCCGCGCTCGTCGCGCGCGCCCGCTCGGCCGTGACCGGCACCGAGACCCCGGCCTGGACCGACCTGGGCCGCTTCTTCGCGCGGACCTACCCGGCGGCCCTCTACCGCAGCGCGCGGTGGTGGGTCCCGGTCGGCGTCTGCTTCTCGCTGGTCGGGCTGGTCGTCGGCTGGTGGGTGGCCGCGACACCGCGGGTGCAGGCGAGCATCGCGGCGCCTGAGCAGATCCGTCAGCTCGTGCAGCGCGACTTCGAGGACTACTACTCCTCGGCGCCGGCCGGGTCCTTCGCCGCCCGGGTCGCCGCCAACAACGCGTGGGTCGCCGCGCTCGCCCTGGCGCTCGGGGTGCTGGTCGTGCCGGTCCTCTGGATCCTGTGGACCAACGCGCTGAACGTGGGGATCTCCGGCGGGCTGATGGCGGCCGGCGGGCGACTCGACGTGTTCTTCGGGCTGATCCTGCCGCACGGCCTGCTCGAGCTGACCTGCGTCTTCGTGGCCGCCGGCGCCGGGCTGCGTCTCGGCTGGGCATGGGTGGATCCGGGGCCACGCACCAGGTCGCAGGCGCTGGCCGACGAGGGCCAGGCCGCGGGGGCGCTCGCGATCGGCCTGGCCGCGACCCTCGCGGTCTCCGGTGTCGTCGAGGCGTTCGTCACCCCCTCCGGCCTGCCCACGTGGGCCCGGGTCGGCATCGGCGCCGCCGTGTGGCTGGCCTTCCTCGCCTACGTGGTGCTGATCGGCGGCCGTGCCGTCCGGGCCGGCGAGACCGGCGCGGTGACCGGCGCCGGCCAGGCGGCCCGGGCACCGGTCGCAGCGTGA
- a CDS encoding RDD family protein, with translation MSHPAMSHPAMSQRDALVTGDAVVLELRPAKLASRGLALAIDLTVQLTVLFVGVLVVGGLLGSADAALAAALGLTFFVAVVVGYPVAMETSTRGRSLGKLALGLRVVREDGGPVRFRHAFVRALLGVVEIWLSLGSIALIASLASRQGRRLGDYLAGTVVVRERVPVAGHPVAPMPPPLAGWATGLDLSRLPDDLALAARQFLTRAGELSAAAREDMGSRIATAVAAVTAPAPPPGTPPWAFLAAVLAERRRRELARMGVPAPGAPPPFPAGPAAPYAPPVVAPPYAPLPYGAQHPAAAPPPAQPSDLPPGSFAPPG, from the coding sequence ATGTCCCACCCAGCGATGTCCCACCCGGCGATGTCCCAGCGCGACGCCCTGGTGACCGGCGACGCGGTGGTGCTCGAGCTCCGGCCGGCCAAGCTGGCCAGCCGCGGCCTGGCGCTGGCGATCGACCTCACGGTCCAGCTCACCGTCCTGTTCGTCGGCGTGCTGGTCGTCGGCGGGCTGCTCGGCTCAGCCGACGCGGCGCTGGCCGCGGCTCTCGGCCTGACGTTCTTCGTCGCGGTCGTCGTCGGCTACCCGGTCGCGATGGAGACGTCGACGCGCGGCCGGTCGCTGGGCAAGCTGGCGCTCGGGCTGCGCGTCGTCCGCGAGGACGGCGGCCCGGTCCGGTTCCGGCACGCGTTCGTCCGGGCGCTGCTCGGCGTGGTGGAGATCTGGCTGTCGCTCGGGTCGATCGCCCTCATCGCCTCCCTGGCCAGCCGGCAGGGCCGGCGGCTCGGCGACTACCTGGCCGGCACCGTCGTCGTCCGCGAGCGGGTGCCGGTCGCCGGCCATCCGGTGGCGCCGATGCCGCCGCCCCTCGCCGGCTGGGCGACCGGGCTCGACCTGTCGCGACTGCCCGACGACCTGGCCCTCGCCGCCCGGCAGTTCCTGACCCGTGCCGGCGAGCTCTCCGCCGCCGCGCGCGAGGACATGGGGTCCCGGATCGCCACCGCGGTCGCCGCCGTCACCGCACCCGCGCCGCCCCCGGGCACCCCGCCGTGGGCCTTCCTGGCAGCGGTGCTGGCCGAGCGCCGGCGCCGGGAGCTGGCCCGGATGGGGGTGCCGGCGCCCGGAGCGCCCCCGCCGTTCCCGGCCGGACCGGCAGCGCCGTACGCCCCGCCGGTCGTCGCACCGCCGTACGCCCCGCTGCCGTACGGCGCCCAGCACCCGGCCGCGGCCCCGCCACCGGCCCAGCCGTCGGACCTCCCGCCCGGTTCCTTCGCGCCGCCGGGCTGA
- a CDS encoding GAF and ANTAR domain-containing protein yields the protein MTTTPPPDQPDFADLAARLHGGRSVSEVHEIVVSSAPSLIDGCDRAAIGVLEGDRFRSAASTDDVMRLIDELQDELGEGPCLEASTEGVVQVDNDIASHSSWPRLAQVVLARTPVRAMLAVPLINDGQRSGALNVFADRTGAFDQDSVAQASILASFSSVALAAARQSTLAQQYQEGMATNREIGAAVGILMATHKISQAAAFDMLSGASQRLNRKLRDIAASIVRDHDGSGHTDAG from the coding sequence GTGACGACCACCCCGCCGCCGGACCAGCCGGACTTCGCCGACCTGGCGGCCCGGTTGCACGGCGGGCGGAGCGTGTCCGAGGTGCACGAGATCGTCGTGTCCTCCGCGCCGTCGCTCATCGACGGCTGCGACCGGGCGGCGATCGGCGTGCTCGAGGGCGACCGGTTCCGCAGCGCCGCCTCAACCGACGACGTGATGCGGCTGATCGACGAGCTGCAGGACGAGCTCGGCGAGGGGCCGTGCCTGGAGGCGAGCACTGAGGGGGTGGTGCAGGTCGACAACGACATCGCCTCGCACAGCAGCTGGCCCCGGCTGGCCCAGGTGGTGCTCGCACGCACGCCGGTGCGGGCGATGCTCGCGGTGCCGCTGATCAACGACGGCCAGCGCTCCGGTGCGCTCAACGTCTTCGCCGACCGGACCGGCGCGTTCGACCAGGACTCGGTGGCGCAGGCAAGCATCCTCGCCTCGTTCTCGTCGGTCGCCCTCGCCGCGGCCCGCCAGTCGACGCTCGCGCAGCAGTACCAGGAGGGCATGGCGACCAACCGCGAGATCGGCGCAGCGGTCGGGATCCTCATGGCGACCCACAAGATCTCCCAGGCGGCCGCCTTCGACATGCTCAGCGGGGCATCGCAGCGGCTCAACCGCAAGCTGCGCGACATCGCGGCGAGCATCGTCCGAGACCACGACGGCAGCGGGCACACCGACGCCGGCTGA
- the ahcY gene encoding adenosylhomocysteinase translates to MTTLKPGDYKVADLSLAEYGRNEIRLAEHEMPGLMALREEFGASQPLAGARIAGSLHMTVQTAVLIETLGALGADVRWVSCNIFSTQDHAAAAVVVGKDGTVDAPAGTPVFAWKGETLPEYWWCTEQMLTWPDGKGPNMLLDDGGDATLLIHKGSEFEKAGAVPTAGEEDSEEYAVILDLLRASVAADPTKYTRMGEGIKGVTEETTTGVHGLYEFAKSGDLLFPAINVNDSVTKSKFDNKYGTRHSLIDGINRATDVLIGGKVAVVLGYGDVGKGCAESLRGQGARVIVTEVDPICALQAAMDGYQVTTLDDVVETADIFITATGNKDIISAADMARMKHQAIVGNIGHFDNEIDMAGLARTKDVRRTTIKPQVDEWTFADGHSIIVLSEGRLLNLGNATGHPSFVMSNSFANQTIAQIELWTKNDQYEKQVYVLPKHLDEKVARLHLDALGVKLTKLSKEQAEYIGVDVAGPYKPDHYRY, encoded by the coding sequence GCCCGGCCTGATGGCGCTGCGCGAGGAGTTCGGCGCGAGCCAGCCGCTCGCCGGTGCCCGCATCGCCGGCTCCCTGCACATGACCGTGCAGACCGCCGTCCTGATCGAGACCCTCGGCGCGCTCGGCGCCGACGTCCGCTGGGTCTCCTGCAACATCTTCTCCACCCAGGACCACGCCGCCGCTGCGGTCGTCGTCGGCAAGGACGGAACCGTCGACGCGCCGGCCGGCACGCCGGTCTTCGCCTGGAAGGGCGAGACGCTGCCGGAGTACTGGTGGTGCACCGAGCAGATGCTGACCTGGCCTGACGGCAAGGGTCCGAACATGCTGCTCGACGACGGCGGCGACGCGACCTTGCTGATCCACAAGGGCAGCGAGTTCGAGAAGGCCGGCGCGGTGCCGACCGCGGGCGAGGAGGACTCCGAGGAGTACGCCGTCATCCTCGACCTGCTGCGCGCGTCGGTGGCCGCCGACCCGACCAAGTACACGCGGATGGGCGAGGGCATCAAGGGCGTCACCGAGGAGACGACGACCGGTGTGCACGGCCTCTACGAGTTCGCCAAGTCGGGCGACCTGCTGTTCCCGGCCATCAACGTCAACGACTCGGTGACCAAGTCGAAGTTCGACAACAAGTACGGCACCCGCCACTCGCTGATCGACGGCATCAACCGGGCCACCGACGTGCTCATTGGCGGCAAGGTCGCGGTCGTCCTCGGCTACGGCGACGTGGGCAAGGGTTGCGCCGAGTCGCTGCGCGGCCAGGGCGCCCGCGTCATCGTCACCGAGGTCGACCCGATCTGCGCGCTGCAGGCCGCGATGGACGGCTACCAGGTCACCACCCTCGACGACGTCGTCGAGACCGCTGACATCTTCATCACCGCCACCGGCAACAAGGACATCATCAGCGCGGCCGACATGGCGCGGATGAAGCACCAGGCGATCGTCGGCAACATCGGCCACTTCGACAACGAGATCGACATGGCCGGGCTGGCCCGCACCAAGGACGTGCGCCGCACGACCATCAAGCCGCAGGTCGACGAGTGGACCTTCGCCGACGGGCACTCGATCATCGTGCTGTCCGAGGGCCGCCTGCTGAACCTGGGCAATGCGACCGGCCACCCCAGCTTCGTGATGTCGAACTCGTTCGCCAACCAGACGATCGCCCAGATCGAGCTGTGGACGAAGAACGACCAGTACGAGAAGCAGGTCTACGTGCTGCCCAAGCACCTCGACGAGAAGGTCGCGCGGCTGCACCTCGACGCCCTGGGCGTGAAGCTCACCAAGCTCAGCAAGGAGCAGGCGGAGTACATCGGCGTGGACGTGGCCGGGCCGTACAAGCCCGACCACTACCGCTACTGA